The window GGCTGTAGTAAGTCGTGCGAACATCGCCTCGCGCATGCGTGTCGTCGCGCCCGTGATCGTAATCTATCTCGTCGGCCTGCGTTCGCCCCTTTTCGTCCCATACCATCGGGCGCTTACCGCGAAGATTGAGGATCTCTTTCTGGCCGTCATAAACGGCGCGCTCAGCCACGGCGTTTCGGTCGCCCTCTTTGTACTTGAAGCTGCCTTCTTGAGCGATGCGATCTATGTCTTGAACGTCCTCCAGGAAATCCGCCGTTGCGGACTTGCTGGTGGTGACGCGCAACGGATGACCGTCGGATACGGTCGCCTCGATTTCAACTCTCACCTCGTCCCAGGCGTTGAAGGTCTTCACGCGATTGCCTTCCGAATAGAACAACGCGTCCATCCGAGGTGCTCGTATGGTCTTTTTGTCGGCCCGGCGCTCGGCGCGAACCGGTGTCACGGTCATGACTGCCTTGCCGGTAGCTTCGGCGTGTTTGATGTTCTTTCCATCCGGGAAGAACTGCAGAGTTACGGTGTCGGCTGTGAGCTCGCGTTGGGCGGGGTTGTCGGTGGTGTTTCGAGGTGCGGACGCGTGAATCTTTAACCCCGCATTGCCTTGAGCTTTGATCGTGTCAACGGCGTCGGCCCGAGCGCCCTCGGCAAACGTGGCTTCGATGATATCGGCGTGAGCCTCTCTGATAGGCTCCGCTCCAAGCGAGCGCGTGTATGCGCCACGGGTGGCGACTGCGCGAACAAGTTGGTGGGATTCGCCAAAGAAAAAATCCATGTCGGGAGATTTGATCTCCGCCTTCTCTGCCTGCTTCAGGTAAGCACTTCCGCGCGCCTCGATACGCTCGACGTGATTGGAAGCGTCGGTGTAGCTCACCATTCGGTCGGCACGCAGTTCATCAGAGCCCTGGGTCACTATCGCGTTGCCCTCAAAAGTCACCCGATGCTCTTTCTTCTCGAGCAGCGCAGAGTTACTTCGGATTCTCGTCGGCTTCTTCACGTCACGCTGGTTCACATCGGCTTTTCGTTCAACGGCTGAAGCATCCGTCGATGGAGAGCCGGATTGGGCAAGAAGTTCAGCGGCGCGGCGGCGAGCTTCTTTGCGCGCGCGCTTTCGAGCCTTGCGAGCGGCTCTCTCTTCCGGACTCTCTTCGCGCTGCTGGCCGGCCCGCGCAACGGCGCTTGTTTTCGCGTCCCGCCTGGCGTCGCTTTCGGGTTTGATAGTTACATCCACATCGTTGAGCAGGCTTACACGCTCAGTGCTGGCCTCAAGGATCATGCCGGTCGCGCGGCCTGCGTAGTTACGGCCTTCGAACTCTACAGGCT is drawn from Acidobacteriota bacterium and contains these coding sequences:
- the lptC gene encoding LPS export ABC transporter periplasmic protein LptC codes for the protein MKRVRLLSAGKAAALALFIAIAVALVVYLVFRSKHPQPEQTRPKLQGKVVAVFSNTRYEHEVNGQVRFKIAAGTDRTYQDGTHELEQVKLESYGSAGDRHDVVTCDRAKVSDPADLSKLDAEFISNVVVQTSEGLTLKTSYLHYDQTKNTVDTKEPVEFEGRNYAGRATGMILEASTERVSLLNDVDVTIKPESDARRDAKTSAVARAGQQREESPEERAARKARKRARKEARRRAAELLAQSGSPSTDASAVERKADVNQRDVKKPTRIRSNSALLEKKEHRVTFEGNAIVTQGSDELRADRMVSYTDASNHVERIEARGSAYLKQAEKAEIKSPDMDFFFGESHQLVRAVATRGAYTRSLGAEPIREAHADIIEATFAEGARADAVDTIKAQGNAGLKIHASAPRNTTDNPAQRELTADTVTLQFFPDGKNIKHAEATGKAVMTVTPVRAERRADKKTIRAPRMDALFYSEGNRVKTFNAWDEVRVEIEATVSDGHPLRVTTSKSATADFLEDVQDIDRIAQEGSFKYKEGDRNAVAERAVYDGQKEILNLRGKRPMVWDEKGRTQADEIDYDHGRDDTHARGDVRTTYYSRETTNDSTPFKNTKSPIFVTAERADARNKEGVAVYTINARGWQDDNFIKADRIELYQNDKRMAANGNVESALYQTRRETSPGAREVVPGFATADRMTYSDADRKIHYEGGVKARQGTDRIEAASVDVYLEQETNEVDHLNADGDVVLTQPGRRGVGDKLAYTSEDGRAVLTGKSARVDDVEKGATMGSQLTFYSRDDRISVENQQGTGRVRSTHRLTKSKQN